From Pleurocapsa sp. PCC 7319:
AAGGAACAAAGGGTTGGGGTGAAGGAGCTCCACGATCTTATGTTTCAGGAGAAACTTTAAATACGGCTATTAATACACTAAAATGTTTTGACTTCAAATATCTCAATTCAATAATTAGGTGGAACAAATTTGAAGAAGGGGGAAAAGATATTTTCGAGCAAAATTGGCTTCATCTAATTAACAAGAAGTTTTTTTCACCTGCTGCCGCTGCTGCTGTTGAAATTGCCTGTATTGATATGCTGTGTAAAATGCACTCTCGTCGAATAAGCGATTTCCTAAATTTATTTCTGTTCAAAAGAAATCATCCTATACAGCAGCAAATTCCTGTTTCTTTTGTGATAGATCTTTCAGTAAGCGCAAAAACAGTTCTTAGTTCTCTAAGTTCTGAAACATTAAAGCAGTTACACTGCGTAAAAATCAAAGCTCATAGGTGCATTGAAAGCAGTGTCTTGACGCTTAAAGAGGTAAAATCACTTCTTTACCCACACACATATGTTAGCATTGATGTCAATGGAGTCTGGAATATTCCAGAGATAGAAGATTTTGCAAAAGATCTTGATTTAGTTTCATGGATTGAAGAACCTATACGACCAAAAAAATGGAGCCAGCTTGCAAAATTAAGAGCAAAGCATAATTTTCAAATTATGCTTGATGAATCTTTTGCAAATGAAAAAGATATTCATAGAGCTGTTAAATATGGCTCTTGTGACTTGATGAATGTTCGTATTTCTAAGTGCGGAGGTAT
This genomic window contains:
- a CDS encoding enolase C-terminal domain-like protein, whose amino-acid sequence is MIKFVEIFSASIPMQKAFNHSTKKRKLTDSIIVEITSSEGTKGWGEGAPRSYVSGETLNTAINTLKCFDFKYLNSIIRWNKFEEGGKDIFEQNWLHLINKKFFSPAAAAAVEIACIDMLCKMHSRRISDFLNLFLFKRNHPIQQQIPVSFVIDLSVSAKTVLSSLSSETLKQLHCVKIKAHRCIESSVLTLKEVKSLLYPHTYVSIDVNGVWNIPEIEDFAKDLDLVSWIEEPIRPKKWSQLAKLRAKHNFQIMLDESFANEKDIHRAVKYGSCDLMNVRISKCGGITASVKLIRRIRQVGLKYQLGVHVGEIGPLWAASRAVAFALDDYITIEAGKQDEWFSKALTEPPFKIDRKKSAIEYLPNIDLGLRPSPYLLARLKKIADMSI